In the Haloferula helveola genome, one interval contains:
- a CDS encoding polysaccharide deacetylase family protein — translation MRAELDLGKPNRAVSPLFRLVGGPDGPPEGDRTKRGAYPGSNPLECWTLGIIFPAVVGVAVFDALWRLGGAWVASLLVVPAVFVLLHVLAFGLRLRKPDQAFWGWVLLLTLWAEWLVWRGGDTPVRWVAWGWIGFVIAQFMAVGALLWKRLMLVAGSVGIAIRIAIFVVAHLIMGGLLWKFGWVAASAAAVVFAGCWAWGTFRTSSRLFGPLATRIKDGRILLTFDDGPDPNDTPAILDLLDRHGVKAVFFVIGDKVREFPELAREIVERGHEIGNHTMTHPQGRMWGLGPGRTRREICECQDAVEEATGVRPRWFRAPVGHRNFFTHPVTRELGLDVVAWSRRSFDTIQHDPDRLVLRLTEGVTDGDILLLHEATPVAVDFADRALAELDRLRPSSEQSGDC, via the coding sequence GTGAGAGCGGAGTTGGATCTTGGAAAGCCGAACCGGGCGGTTTCGCCGTTGTTCCGCCTCGTCGGAGGCCCGGATGGCCCCCCGGAAGGGGATCGGACGAAACGCGGCGCCTACCCGGGAAGCAATCCTTTGGAATGCTGGACACTCGGCATCATATTTCCAGCTGTGGTGGGGGTCGCGGTGTTCGACGCGCTGTGGCGTCTCGGTGGCGCGTGGGTGGCATCGCTGCTGGTCGTTCCGGCGGTCTTCGTGTTGCTGCACGTGCTGGCTTTCGGGCTGCGTCTGCGGAAGCCGGACCAGGCATTCTGGGGTTGGGTGCTTCTTTTGACGCTGTGGGCCGAGTGGCTGGTGTGGCGTGGCGGGGACACCCCGGTGCGCTGGGTCGCATGGGGCTGGATCGGCTTCGTGATCGCCCAGTTCATGGCGGTCGGCGCGTTGCTGTGGAAGCGGCTGATGCTTGTGGCCGGGTCGGTGGGAATCGCGATTCGGATCGCGATCTTCGTGGTCGCGCATTTGATCATGGGCGGGTTGCTCTGGAAGTTCGGCTGGGTTGCGGCGTCCGCTGCGGCTGTGGTGTTTGCGGGGTGCTGGGCGTGGGGGACGTTCCGGACGTCGAGCCGGCTATTCGGTCCGCTTGCCACCCGTATCAAGGACGGGCGGATTCTTCTGACCTTCGACGATGGCCCCGACCCAAATGACACGCCCGCCATTCTCGACCTGCTCGACCGCCACGGCGTGAAGGCGGTCTTCTTCGTGATCGGCGACAAAGTACGGGAGTTCCCCGAGTTGGCGCGCGAGATCGTCGAGCGCGGCCATGAAATCGGCAACCATACCATGACCCACCCCCAAGGCCGGATGTGGGGCTTGGGGCCCGGGCGTACCCGACGGGAGATTTGTGAATGTCAGGACGCGGTCGAGGAAGCGACGGGCGTTCGGCCCCGGTGGTTCCGGGCGCCGGTCGGGCACCGGAATTTCTTCACCCACCCGGTCACCCGCGAACTCGGACTCGATGTGGTCGCATGGAGCCGCCGGTCATTCGATACGATCCAGCACGATCCCGACAGACTCGTCCTGCGCCTTACCGAAGGTGTCACGGACGGTGACATCCTGTTG
- a CDS encoding lysophospholipid acyltransferase family protein, translated as MDRFSQRALTEDQEKGAWKERFGVFGDLPTRFLISGLKVAPWFLEPLLVAVWTLVFFGVAGEQRRAVAANLKALFPEWGSLRCLGGAYLVFWNFAGTYVDAMRCETKTGEVDWEISGEDWAGQVEQMSDGCIILTAHMGNYDMAAPVFSEKFGRPVYAVRAPERNPEMQKIKEAELRQKERENPLFRTLYNKGGDMLGVELARLLGEGNVVAVQGDRVIFEVSPMEVEVEPGLVMGMPRGPLFLAQMSKVPVFPLFILRDGWRRYRVQLYPRLELPARRRGADADEAAKLWAKAILEAVRPNWSQWFVFEPVFRREEGGAK; from the coding sequence GTGGATCGCTTTTCTCAGCGGGCGTTGACGGAGGATCAGGAAAAAGGGGCGTGGAAAGAACGATTCGGGGTCTTCGGGGATCTGCCGACCCGTTTCCTGATCAGCGGGCTGAAGGTCGCGCCCTGGTTTCTCGAACCCCTTCTGGTCGCCGTCTGGACGTTGGTGTTCTTCGGTGTCGCAGGTGAGCAGCGGCGGGCGGTGGCGGCCAACCTGAAGGCCCTGTTTCCCGAGTGGGGCTCGCTGCGTTGTTTGGGAGGTGCCTACCTCGTGTTTTGGAACTTTGCCGGGACCTACGTCGATGCGATGCGCTGCGAGACCAAGACGGGCGAGGTCGACTGGGAGATCTCGGGCGAGGACTGGGCGGGACAGGTCGAGCAGATGTCGGACGGCTGCATCATCCTCACGGCCCACATGGGCAACTACGACATGGCCGCACCGGTGTTCTCCGAGAAATTCGGCCGACCGGTGTACGCGGTCCGCGCCCCGGAGCGGAACCCCGAGATGCAGAAGATCAAGGAGGCGGAACTGCGGCAGAAGGAAAGAGAGAACCCGCTCTTCCGGACCCTCTACAACAAGGGCGGTGACATGCTCGGCGTCGAGCTGGCGCGACTGCTGGGCGAGGGCAACGTGGTGGCGGTGCAGGGCGACCGGGTGATCTTCGAAGTCTCGCCGATGGAGGTCGAGGTCGAGCCCGGCCTAGTGATGGGGATGCCCCGCGGGCCGCTGTTCCTCGCCCAGATGTCGAAGGTGCCGGTGTTCCCATTGTTCATCCTCCGCGACGGCTGGAGACGCTACCGGGTCCAACTTTACCCTCGGCTCGAACTGCCGGCCCGACGCCGGGGTGCCGACGCGGACGAAGCGGCGAAACTCTGGGCGAAGGCGATTCTGGAAGCCGTCCGGCCGAACTGGTCGCAGTGGTTTGTGTTCGAGCCGGTATTCCGGCGTGAGGAAGGAGGCGCGAAGTGA
- a CDS encoding sulfatase, which yields MRTLLILPLLFSLPALARPALEKPNVIMIFLDDCGYGDFSHTGNPTIHTPNVSRMVAEGANFPQFYAASPACSASRYALLTGRNPARSGLGTWVLGPGSKKHIHPKEVTLAEGLKNRGYATGFFGKWHLGNPNKGNKLTPDSFPLAHGFDVWEGTNVSNDYDPGANLIRSNPEGNDPVRGYEIIEKDICSKQPLHENLTRRYRDRAVDFIKSHKDEPFFLYVAPNMPHLPVFASDEFKGTSKRGLYGDCIEEIDAMTGAILGTLESEGIAENTLVILSSDNGPWIRFQDTAKHPKYDEARILVGSALPFRDGKGSTWEGGVREVGVWYWPGTIPPATVVKSPASTMDILPTAFALAGEPLPEGRTLDGRDLRPFLNPVTFPGEVANFSFVYTGAGDNRIYGARKGPWKLHTKLYSQTGDNYGFTASEETPLLFDVEVDPSERIDRAKEQPEVVSELKSVLDAFQKSLESEGTFWD from the coding sequence ATGAGAACCCTGCTGATCTTGCCCCTGCTATTCAGTCTCCCCGCACTCGCCCGACCCGCACTGGAGAAGCCGAATGTGATCATGATCTTCCTCGATGACTGCGGCTACGGCGACTTCTCACACACCGGCAATCCGACGATCCACACGCCCAACGTCTCGCGGATGGTCGCGGAAGGCGCCAACTTCCCGCAGTTCTACGCCGCCTCGCCCGCGTGCTCGGCCTCGCGCTATGCACTGCTGACCGGCCGCAACCCGGCCCGCTCCGGACTCGGCACCTGGGTCCTCGGACCGGGGTCGAAGAAGCACATTCACCCGAAGGAGGTCACGCTCGCTGAAGGACTCAAGAACCGCGGCTACGCCACCGGCTTCTTCGGCAAGTGGCACTTGGGAAATCCGAACAAGGGCAACAAGCTGACCCCGGATTCGTTTCCCCTCGCCCACGGCTTCGACGTCTGGGAAGGCACCAATGTCTCGAACGACTACGACCCGGGCGCGAATCTGATCCGATCGAATCCCGAGGGGAACGATCCGGTCCGCGGATACGAAATCATCGAGAAGGACATCTGCTCGAAGCAACCGCTTCACGAGAACCTGACCCGACGCTACCGCGACCGCGCCGTGGACTTCATCAAGAGCCACAAGGACGAACCGTTCTTCCTCTACGTCGCTCCGAACATGCCGCATCTCCCGGTGTTCGCTTCTGACGAGTTCAAGGGCACTTCGAAGCGCGGACTTTATGGCGACTGCATCGAGGAGATCGACGCGATGACGGGAGCCATCCTCGGGACCCTCGAGAGCGAAGGCATCGCGGAGAACACCCTGGTGATCCTCAGCTCGGACAACGGCCCATGGATTCGTTTCCAGGATACGGCGAAGCATCCGAAATACGACGAAGCCCGGATTCTGGTCGGATCCGCCCTCCCCTTCCGCGACGGCAAGGGCTCGACATGGGAAGGCGGGGTCCGCGAGGTGGGCGTCTGGTACTGGCCCGGCACCATTCCCCCGGCGACGGTCGTAAAGTCGCCTGCCTCGACCATGGACATCCTGCCCACCGCCTTCGCGCTCGCCGGCGAGCCGCTGCCGGAAGGCCGCACGCTCGACGGACGCGACCTCCGGCCGTTCCTGAATCCGGTGACGTTTCCGGGCGAAGTCGCCAATTTCTCGTTCGTCTACACCGGTGCCGGCGACAACCGCATCTACGGTGCCCGCAAAGGTCCGTGGAAGCTGCACACCAAGCTCTATTCGCAAACGGGCGACAACTACGGCTTCACCGCATCGGAGGAAACACCGCTGCTGTTCGACGTCGAGGTCGACCCCTCCGAGCGCATCGACCGCGCCAAGGAACAGCCCGAGGTAGTCTCGGAACTGAAGAGCGTGCTTGATGCCTTCCAAAAGTCCCTCGAATCCGAGGGCACGTTTTGGGATTGA
- a CDS encoding DUF1802 family protein: MAKGFKEWQVICDALASGRQSIILRKGGIHEGREGFSFGAESFFLFPTRFHNQDQFVREGAVDPKPEWEVGEEIAVTHHCDALWARTLTDWGQVAALEPFHIWTEETVRQRFDWEGKGMATGSIHVALVRVRQLAEPWVFPYEKKYGGCRSWIDIPEPPDGWDANCGFTMGDDAFATLDAKLHEVIG, translated from the coding sequence ATGGCGAAGGGATTCAAGGAATGGCAGGTCATTTGCGACGCGCTGGCCAGCGGCCGGCAATCGATCATCCTGCGGAAGGGCGGCATCCACGAGGGCCGGGAGGGCTTCTCCTTCGGGGCCGAGTCGTTCTTTCTTTTCCCGACCCGCTTCCACAACCAGGACCAGTTCGTGCGCGAAGGGGCGGTCGATCCCAAACCGGAGTGGGAGGTCGGCGAGGAGATCGCGGTCACCCACCACTGCGACGCGTTGTGGGCGAGGACGCTGACCGACTGGGGGCAGGTCGCCGCCCTCGAGCCGTTCCACATCTGGACCGAGGAGACCGTCCGCCAGCGTTTCGATTGGGAAGGCAAGGGGATGGCGACCGGGAGCATCCATGTGGCGCTGGTGAGGGTGCGGCAGCTTGCCGAGCCGTGGGTGTTTCCCTACGAGAAGAAATACGGCGGATGCCGTAGCTGGATCGACATTCCCGAACCTCCCGACGGCTGGGATGCGAACTGCGGCTTCACCATGGGCGACGACGCCTTCGCGACCCTCGATGCCAAGCTGCACGAGGTGATTGGGTGA
- the metX gene encoding homoserine O-acetyltransferase MetX has product MADVSTQFLTFRDDAPFRLRSGGELPEVTIAYETWGELNEDRSNAILLFHALSGSHHACGRNPEIPGVGDLWQPEMHNGWWEDLIGPGKALDTDRYFIICANYLGGCYGSTGPASDDPRTGKPYGGSFPQVTAADQVDFQARLLDSLGIGTLHATVGPSVGGLVALSFATLLPDRVQRVISIASGYKTTVLNRLILFEQILAIENDPFFNGGNYYDNGRPDYGLALARMISHKTFVHIDAFERRARRDVIPEKEMLAWYKVRDQFQSYMLAQGKKFVKRFDANTYLRIIDLWSHFNPTGEASSDTSAKPLERCAAADQKWLVFSIDSDFCFYPEEQAELVTHLREAGVDPMHITVHSDKGHDSFLLEPHLYTPHIQWILAQ; this is encoded by the coding sequence GTGGCCGACGTTTCCACCCAGTTCCTCACCTTTCGCGATGACGCGCCGTTCCGGCTGCGTTCCGGAGGCGAGTTGCCGGAGGTCACGATCGCCTACGAGACCTGGGGTGAGCTCAACGAGGACCGGTCGAACGCGATCCTGCTCTTCCACGCCCTCTCCGGCAGCCACCACGCCTGCGGCCGCAACCCGGAGATCCCGGGGGTCGGCGACCTCTGGCAACCGGAGATGCACAACGGCTGGTGGGAAGACCTGATCGGACCCGGCAAAGCACTCGACACCGACCGCTACTTCATCATCTGCGCGAACTATCTCGGAGGCTGCTACGGATCGACCGGGCCCGCGTCCGATGACCCCCGGACGGGCAAACCTTACGGCGGTTCTTTCCCGCAGGTCACCGCGGCCGACCAAGTCGATTTCCAAGCCCGCCTGCTCGACTCGCTGGGCATCGGAACGCTGCACGCCACCGTCGGCCCGTCGGTCGGTGGACTCGTCGCGCTCAGCTTCGCCACCTTGCTTCCGGATCGGGTGCAACGGGTGATCTCGATCGCATCCGGCTACAAGACGACCGTTCTCAACCGCCTGATTCTCTTCGAGCAGATCCTCGCGATCGAGAACGACCCGTTCTTCAACGGTGGAAACTACTACGACAACGGTCGCCCGGACTACGGCCTCGCGCTGGCCCGGATGATCTCGCACAAGACCTTCGTCCACATCGATGCCTTCGAGCGACGGGCACGGCGCGATGTCATCCCGGAAAAGGAGATGCTCGCGTGGTACAAGGTGCGCGACCAGTTCCAGAGCTACATGCTCGCCCAGGGAAAGAAGTTCGTGAAGCGTTTCGACGCCAACACCTACCTTCGAATCATCGATCTCTGGTCGCACTTCAACCCGACCGGCGAAGCTTCCTCCGACACCTCGGCCAAGCCGCTCGAACGTTGCGCGGCGGCCGACCAGAAGTGGCTGGTGTTCTCGATCGACTCGGACTTCTGCTTCTATCCCGAGGAGCAGGCGGAGCTTGTCACGCATCTGCGCGAGGCCGGAGTCGACCCGATGCACATCACGGTGCACTCGGACAAGGGACACGATTCGTTTCTCCTCGAGCCGCACCTCTACACGCCCCACATCCAGTGGATCCTGGCGCAGTGA
- a CDS encoding ZIP family metal transporter, with protein MDGQLAIILLTLLAGATIPLGGLLASFESIQPRWMKDELRHFIIAFGGGALLAAVALVLVPEGIKAVPVWQVALWMVTGSLAFMGLDLRLAKNGSPAAQLTAMLADFVPEALALGAAAAGGGSAGLVLALLIALQNLPEGFNSFREVRHAGNSTRHVLLIFCMLTLLGPICGLTGYHLLAGHDALIGAIMLFASGGILYLVFQDIAPQAKLARHWTPPLGAVAGFLLGLIGELLLNPG; from the coding sequence GTGGACGGGCAACTCGCGATCATCCTCCTCACCCTGCTGGCGGGAGCAACCATTCCGCTGGGCGGCCTGCTGGCCTCGTTCGAGTCGATCCAGCCGCGCTGGATGAAGGACGAGCTCCGTCACTTCATCATCGCCTTCGGCGGCGGCGCCCTGCTTGCGGCAGTGGCGCTTGTGCTCGTCCCGGAAGGCATCAAAGCCGTGCCGGTCTGGCAGGTGGCCCTGTGGATGGTGACCGGCAGTCTCGCATTCATGGGGCTCGACCTACGGCTGGCAAAGAACGGCAGCCCCGCCGCCCAGCTCACGGCGATGCTCGCCGACTTCGTTCCCGAGGCGCTCGCCCTCGGTGCTGCCGCCGCGGGTGGCGGCAGTGCCGGACTCGTCCTCGCCTTGCTGATCGCACTGCAGAACCTTCCCGAGGGATTCAACTCCTTCCGTGAAGTCCGGCATGCGGGGAACTCGACACGCCACGTGCTGCTCATCTTCTGCATGCTCACCCTGCTCGGCCCGATCTGCGGGCTCACCGGCTACCATCTGCTCGCAGGGCACGACGCGCTGATCGGGGCGATCATGCTCTTCGCCTCCGGGGGCATCCTCTACCTCGTGTTCCAAGACATCGCACCGCAGGCCAAGCTCGCCCGCCACTGGACGCCCCCGCTCGGCGCCGTCGCCGGCTTCCTCCTCGGCCTGATCGGCGAGCTTCTCCTCAATCCGGGCTGA
- the rlmB gene encoding 23S rRNA (guanosine(2251)-2'-O)-methyltransferase RlmB produces the protein MKPRRHGKEARENRHVRPATEIAVPSMHEEDLMRIVAEKDAPFLLVLDCVQDPHNLGAILRTADGAGVDAVVAPKDKQVGITETVRRVSVGAADHVPFVQVTNLARTMERLKEAGLWFVGTSDRAEKSLYELDLKGPLALVLGAEEKGMRRLTEENCDFLASLPMAGKVECLNVSVSAGVCLYEAVRQRHAG, from the coding sequence GTGAAACCCCGCCGTCACGGAAAGGAAGCCCGCGAGAACCGCCACGTCCGGCCGGCGACCGAAATCGCCGTGCCCTCGATGCACGAGGAGGACCTCATGCGGATCGTCGCGGAGAAGGACGCGCCTTTCCTGCTGGTGCTCGATTGCGTGCAGGACCCCCACAATCTCGGTGCGATCCTGCGGACGGCCGACGGCGCCGGAGTCGATGCCGTGGTCGCGCCGAAGGACAAGCAGGTCGGGATCACGGAGACCGTCCGCCGGGTGTCGGTCGGGGCTGCCGACCATGTGCCCTTCGTTCAGGTGACGAATCTCGCGCGGACCATGGAACGGCTGAAGGAGGCGGGGCTTTGGTTCGTCGGGACCTCCGACCGGGCGGAGAAATCGCTCTACGAACTCGATCTCAAAGGTCCGCTGGCGCTGGTACTGGGTGCCGAAGAGAAGGGGATGCGCCGGCTCACTGAGGAGAACTGCGACTTTCTCGCCAGCCTGCCGATGGCCGGGAAGGTCGAGTGTCTTAACGTTTCGGTCTCTGCCGGCGTGTGTCTCTATGAGGCGGTGCGGCAGCGTCACGCCGGATGA
- a CDS encoding TIGR02206 family membrane protein, giving the protein MPEPPFAPFTSQHGMTVMIGAAAMAVFVILGRRGGQCERITRTVLAFLNLTAVGFGSWAWSHVQRETDIDNVVPLHLCDLAAILAGFALITRNRTLAMLTYFWGLAGTVQGVATPAIDIGWPHPAFLSFFIHHFAVITAAFYLPLVLGWRIEIPWWKSPLKAFGWLNLYVVVAVAVNAMLDTNFGFLARKPINPSLLDHLGPHPMYIFWLELIAMLLFLLLALPVRDRKTAL; this is encoded by the coding sequence ATGCCTGAGCCGCCGTTCGCTCCCTTCACCTCCCAGCATGGCATGACCGTCATGATCGGGGCTGCTGCGATGGCCGTTTTCGTGATCCTGGGCCGACGAGGCGGGCAGTGTGAGAGAATCACCCGCACCGTTCTCGCCTTCCTCAACCTGACGGCGGTCGGCTTCGGCAGCTGGGCATGGTCCCACGTGCAGCGCGAAACCGACATAGACAATGTCGTGCCGCTCCATCTCTGCGACCTCGCCGCCATCCTCGCCGGCTTCGCCCTGATCACGCGGAACCGGACCCTCGCGATGCTCACCTACTTCTGGGGCCTCGCGGGAACGGTCCAAGGTGTCGCCACACCGGCGATCGACATCGGTTGGCCGCACCCTGCGTTCCTGTCGTTCTTCATCCACCACTTCGCGGTGATCACGGCGGCCTTCTACCTCCCGCTGGTGCTTGGCTGGCGGATTGAAATCCCGTGGTGGAAAAGCCCGCTCAAGGCATTCGGCTGGTTGAATCTCTATGTCGTGGTGGCGGTGGCGGTGAACGCCATGCTGGATACTAATTTCGGCTTTCTCGCCCGCAAGCCCATCAATCCGAGCCTTCTCGACCACCTCGGTCCGCACCCGATGTACATTTTCTGGCTGGAACTGATCGCGATGCTCCTTTTCCTGCTCCTCGCCCTGCCGGTGCGGGACCGGAAGACCGCCCTTTAG
- a CDS encoding 4-hydroxy-3-methylbut-2-enyl diphosphate reductase: MPQSAGKEKRKRVNVRRPDVMEKVTAEVEAHYRSSIVEKIKNHGGELTIGSTTVRLAQSFGFCYGVERAIDLAYAARRVFPEQNIFLIGEIIHNPEVNKQLSEMGIVSLPWQELSDDYDRLEAEDVVIVPAFGAPTNFMEKIADKGCYVVDTTCGDVMKVWRRVRTYVNEGMTSIIHGKAGHEETQATASRALGEDGSGHYVVVLTLDDTDFLCRYIREGGDRDAFFDRFKGALSPGFDPDQHLKRVGVANQTTMLKSETEEIQRRVRQAVIDRDTEETNFKFFDTICGATQERQDALFEMLRKPMDLLLVVGGYNSSNTSHLVEIAEQQLPTFFIRNSKCLDSLEQLVHYDLHEKKEVASSYPEALLGDGPAVVGITAGASCPNNLIEDAIIRVFGMRGISEDEVRAA; the protein is encoded by the coding sequence ATGCCGCAATCCGCCGGGAAAGAGAAACGCAAGCGCGTGAACGTCCGCCGTCCGGACGTGATGGAAAAGGTCACCGCCGAGGTCGAGGCCCACTACCGGTCATCGATCGTCGAGAAGATCAAGAACCACGGCGGCGAGCTGACCATCGGCAGCACCACAGTGCGCCTCGCCCAGTCGTTCGGCTTCTGCTACGGCGTCGAGCGCGCGATCGACCTCGCCTACGCCGCCCGCCGCGTGTTCCCCGAGCAGAACATCTTCCTGATTGGCGAGATCATCCACAATCCCGAGGTCAACAAGCAGCTCAGCGAGATGGGCATCGTCTCGCTGCCGTGGCAGGAACTTTCCGACGACTACGACCGCCTCGAGGCGGAGGACGTGGTGATCGTGCCCGCCTTCGGCGCCCCGACGAATTTCATGGAGAAGATCGCCGACAAGGGCTGCTACGTGGTCGACACCACCTGCGGCGACGTGATGAAGGTCTGGCGCCGCGTCCGGACCTACGTCAACGAGGGCATGACCTCGATCATCCACGGCAAGGCCGGCCATGAGGAGACGCAGGCGACCGCCTCGCGCGCACTCGGCGAGGACGGCAGCGGGCACTACGTGGTGGTGCTCACTCTCGATGACACCGACTTCCTCTGCCGCTACATCCGCGAAGGTGGCGATCGTGACGCCTTCTTCGACCGCTTCAAAGGCGCGCTGTCGCCCGGATTTGATCCCGATCAGCACCTCAAGCGCGTCGGGGTGGCCAACCAGACCACCATGCTCAAGAGCGAGACCGAAGAGATCCAACGTCGGGTGCGCCAGGCAGTCATCGACCGCGACACGGAGGAGACGAACTTCAAGTTTTTCGACACCATCTGCGGCGCCACCCAGGAGCGCCAGGACGCGCTTTTCGAGATGCTTCGCAAGCCGATGGACCTGCTTCTGGTCGTCGGTGGCTACAACAGCTCGAACACAAGCCACCTCGTCGAAATCGCGGAGCAGCAGCTGCCGACCTTCTTCATCCGCAACTCGAAGTGCCTCGATTCGCTCGAGCAGTTGGTCCACTACGACCTCCACGAGAAGAAGGAGGTCGCGAGCAGCTACCCGGAAGCCCTGCTCGGCGACGGGCCGGCGGTCGTCGGCATCACCGCGGGAGCATCGTGCCCCAACAACCTGATCGAGGACGCGATCATTCGGGTGTTCGGGATGCGGGGGATCTCCGAAGACGAAGTGCGCGCCGCCTGA
- the proC gene encoding pyrroline-5-carboxylate reductase gives MKLGVIGCGKMGSALVGGAIRAKAVSAGDVLGYDPFPASAEAFTETTGASTVAEIGGLSGCDTFLLCTKPHQAEAALRQLADGGASGALLISVAAGLSIDWLQSHSPAGFRVVRCMPNTPALVGEGAAAFALGTEASSDDASAARSLLGSVGIAHEVPESLLDAVTGLSGSGPAFAFLMIEALADGGVRCGLPRAQALELAAQTLRGAATMVLETGDHPAVLKDRVASPGGTTIAGLAAMEAGGVRDALIEAVTMAAQRSAELGKA, from the coding sequence ATGAAACTCGGTGTCATCGGTTGCGGGAAAATGGGATCGGCATTGGTCGGCGGAGCGATCCGCGCCAAGGCGGTGTCGGCGGGCGACGTGCTCGGTTACGACCCGTTCCCGGCCTCCGCCGAGGCGTTCACCGAGACCACCGGTGCTTCGACCGTGGCGGAGATCGGCGGTTTGTCGGGCTGCGACACCTTCCTGCTCTGCACCAAGCCCCATCAGGCCGAAGCCGCACTACGGCAACTGGCCGATGGAGGAGCCTCGGGCGCCCTGCTCATCTCAGTCGCTGCGGGCCTTTCGATCGACTGGCTCCAGTCCCACAGTCCCGCGGGATTCCGCGTGGTCCGCTGCATGCCGAACACCCCGGCTCTCGTTGGCGAGGGCGCAGCCGCCTTTGCACTGGGCACCGAAGCCAGCTCCGACGACGCATCCGCCGCCCGTAGCCTGCTCGGCTCGGTCGGCATTGCCCATGAAGTTCCTGAAAGCCTGCTCGACGCGGTGACCGGGCTCTCCGGGAGCGGACCAGCCTTCGCCTTTCTCATGATCGAGGCGCTTGCCGATGGAGGCGTCCGCTGCGGCCTGCCACGCGCCCAAGCTCTCGAACTCGCCGCCCAAACGCTGCGCGGCGCCGCCACGATGGTGCTTGAGACCGGCGACCATCCCGCGGTGCTCAAGGACCGTGTGGCCTCGCCAGGAGGCACAACCATCGCCGGCCTCGCAGCCATGGAAGCGGGCGGAGTGCGGGATGCACTGATCGAGGCCGTGACGATGGCGGCGCAACGCTCCGCCGAGCTGGGAAAGGCCTGA
- a CDS encoding tetratricopeptide repeat protein gives MRQILLVLPAAALLSACGGDSELPPMVGAGAADNPRAEALFQEAKAADDAGKSGKAIKIYDEIADEIPYADRAPEARFRQAQLLEQEGETLDAFEAYQDLLTKRQGSGFYKQAFDRQSSMAFAAADGQIRNSFLGLKSKLSVNKMTEMLSQVAGNAPRSPVAAKAGYRIGEIYASDGETAKAVRAYQAVVENYPTSPEAPEAQFRIGEILLEEARDGNQDQANLARAKEAFEDYLSQFPGHKRAGEARQKISNIGGRDLQNTYEIGQFYEKKGDIGSAKYYYQEVVRKTKSGELHDKAQARLSALGGN, from the coding sequence ATGCGCCAAATCCTCCTCGTCCTCCCCGCCGCCGCCCTGCTGTCTGCCTGCGGCGGCGACTCCGAGCTCCCCCCGATGGTGGGCGCCGGCGCCGCCGACAACCCGCGCGCCGAGGCGCTTTTCCAAGAGGCAAAGGCGGCCGACGACGCCGGCAAGTCCGGCAAGGCGATCAAGATCTACGACGAAATCGCCGACGAGATCCCCTACGCCGACCGCGCCCCCGAAGCACGCTTCCGTCAGGCCCAGCTTCTCGAGCAGGAAGGTGAAACCCTCGACGCCTTCGAAGCCTATCAGGACCTCCTGACCAAGCGTCAGGGCAGCGGCTTCTACAAGCAGGCCTTCGACCGTCAGTCGTCGATGGCCTTCGCCGCCGCCGACGGCCAGATCCGCAACAGCTTCCTCGGACTGAAGTCGAAACTCTCGGTCAACAAGATGACCGAGATGCTCTCGCAGGTCGCCGGCAACGCTCCGCGCTCGCCCGTGGCCGCCAAGGCCGGCTACCGGATCGGCGAGATCTACGCCAGCGATGGCGAAACCGCCAAAGCCGTCCGGGCCTATCAGGCGGTGGTCGAAAACTACCCCACCTCCCCCGAAGCTCCGGAAGCCCAGTTCCGGATCGGCGAGATCCTTTTGGAAGAGGCGCGCGACGGCAATCAGGACCAAGCCAACCTCGCCCGCGCCAAGGAGGCCTTCGAGGACTACCTCAGCCAGTTCCCGGGCCACAAGCGCGCCGGCGAGGCCCGCCAGAAGATCTCGAACATCGGCGGCCGCGACCTGCAGAACACCTACGAAATCGGCCAGTTCTACGAGAAGAAGGGCGATATCGGATCGGCCAAATACTACTATCAGGAAGTCGTCCGGAAAACGAAGTCGGGCGAGCTTCACGACAAGGCCCAAGCCCGTTTGAGCGCCCTCGGCGGCAACTGA